Proteins co-encoded in one Capnocytophaga ochracea DSM 7271 genomic window:
- a CDS encoding HXXEE domain-containing protein: protein MESNRYIHLWLPIMGLHALHQVEESISFWQWYIDFVDKIPSWLQFSRILENAHLANEHPEYFVWASIGQLTLVAVIAFLCRKNEKATRIALSSYLVGLSFFLVWHILISYFTHSYSPVMVTCLIGVYLIPKWGYMLFKR, encoded by the coding sequence ATGGAAAGCAATAGATACATACATTTGTGGCTACCCATAATGGGACTACACGCTCTTCATCAAGTAGAAGAGAGTATTTCTTTCTGGCAATGGTATATTGACTTTGTAGATAAGATACCCTCTTGGTTGCAGTTCTCAAGAATTTTAGAGAATGCTCATTTAGCCAATGAACACCCTGAATATTTTGTGTGGGCTTCTATAGGACAACTCACTTTGGTAGCGGTCATTGCTTTTTTATGCCGAAAGAACGAAAAAGCTACAAGAATTGCTCTTAGCTCATACCTCGTAGGATTGAGTTTCTTTTTGGTATGGCATATCCTAATAAGCTATTTCACCCATTCCTATTCTCCCGTAATGGTAACCTGCCTCATAGGCGTTTATCTTATCCCAAAATGGGGGTATATGTTGTTTAAAAGATAA
- the mltG gene encoding endolytic transglycosylase MltG: MKKWIIGAVIAVIAVLGFFIYRAVLVSNTAFQTKEEIVYIPTGADFSDVLHVMSPLLKDRTSFIQVAKRIGYADKVKAGKYIIKKGATNIDIVRTLRNRNTPVKLKFNNQERLEDFAGRIAAQIEPDSTTLMRAFLNPNFLKENGFTDATALAMYIPNTYEFYWNTSAEEFRDRMLKEYERFWTPERKAQAQKQGLTPIEVSILASIVQKETAKVDERPRIAGVYLNRLRINMKLQADPTAIFAMKNHTGDYNMVIKRVTEVHTSLQNPYNTYRNYGLPVGLITMPDISSIEAVLNPEQHDYLFFVADTENYGYHKFSRTYMQHLQGKKQYTRWVDDKGIK, translated from the coding sequence ATGAAAAAATGGATTATAGGAGCGGTGATTGCCGTGATAGCCGTATTAGGCTTCTTTATTTATCGCGCTGTACTGGTGAGCAATACAGCTTTTCAAACCAAAGAAGAAATAGTATATATCCCTACAGGAGCCGATTTTAGCGATGTGTTGCACGTGATGAGTCCCTTGTTGAAAGACCGTACTTCTTTTATCCAAGTAGCCAAGCGTATAGGCTATGCCGATAAAGTAAAAGCAGGTAAATACATCATCAAAAAAGGGGCTACCAATATAGATATCGTACGCACTCTTCGCAATCGCAATACTCCTGTAAAACTCAAATTCAACAATCAGGAGCGATTAGAAGACTTTGCAGGACGTATCGCTGCACAAATAGAGCCTGATAGCACTACTTTAATGCGTGCTTTCTTAAACCCTAACTTCCTCAAAGAAAACGGTTTCACCGATGCTACTGCATTGGCAATGTATATCCCCAATACGTATGAGTTCTATTGGAATACCTCTGCCGAAGAATTTCGTGACCGTATGCTCAAAGAATATGAGCGTTTTTGGACACCTGAACGCAAAGCACAAGCCCAAAAGCAAGGGCTTACGCCCATAGAAGTGAGTATATTGGCATCAATTGTACAGAAAGAAACGGCAAAGGTAGACGAGCGTCCGCGCATAGCAGGGGTTTACTTGAACCGCTTACGTATCAATATGAAATTGCAAGCTGACCCTACTGCTATCTTTGCTATGAAAAACCATACGGGTGATTACAATATGGTAATAAAACGCGTTACCGAGGTGCATACAAGTTTGCAAAATCCCTATAATACTTATCGGAATTACGGTTTACCTGTGGGACTTATCACGATGCCCGATATATCGAGTATTGAAGCTGTGCTCAACCCTGAGCAACACGATTATCTCTTTTTTGTTGCTGATACTGAAAACTACGGTTATCACAAATTTTCGCGTACCTATATGCAACACCTACAAGGGAAAAAGCAATATACAAGATGGGTTGATGACAAAGGAATTAAATAG